A region of the Strix aluco isolate bStrAlu1 chromosome 9, bStrAlu1.hap1, whole genome shotgun sequence genome:
GTTTTCTCATGAGCAGGTGACATTGTTCAGAACCCTGGCTAGCAAAGCCGTGAGCCCCCAGCAGCTCCGTGACGGCCGTTCGCCGGGTTCCTTCCAGCGACAGAGCGGTGAGGCACTGCGAACGAATCGGCTTGGGGTGTGGGGCAGGACTAGAGCCCCCCGACAGACAGCCCTCATGCCGGAGAAACCAGTCAAGAGCCTGCTGCCTTCTCTTTCTCATCATTTTCTTTCCACATACTTGTTATTTAGATACTTTTAAACCATTTTATTGATGTGCCTTGCATTCAGGCTCCCATCTGTACATTTCTTCTTGTTATGGCTGAAATATCTTAATATTCTGCTACTGTGATTGTAGCAATagattcaaaataattttgtgggcAGTGTGAATTAATATTACAGCCACAAGAGAGAATACAAATGCACAGCTTGTTTGTGATGATTTAATAATATCAATCATCACGTATTTTTAAGTATCTCACAACACTACACACGGGTTAGCTCTGGATCTGTCCAAGTACTGCAGAGCATTTTCAACCAGAAGTACTCTGGGGTTACCGAGTTTGCTCTCACTATGGCCATACACTTTCATTCCACCCTCTCAGGAATCTCATAACCAAGCTTTCCTATCCAAATGTTTACCAAACTTGCATTCAAAAGTGTTATGTCAACAGAGTGCACAAACACAAATGTaaccaaagaacagaaataatataACGTGAAGTTCTTAGTTACAGCTAAGCAATCCACTtttggaatggtaaaaaaaaatcccacaaaacctGAGTGTTCATAGAGAGCTGCAGAATCCTACTGCACAGgacaatattaaaaattaatttctttaatatgAGTGCCTAATGCACATATTGAAAGAGCTCAAAAGCTTTCAGGaattgtataaagaaaaaaacattgaaCAAGTAATTCACTCAAACATCCGTAAATATCACTGTTCTCATTTTCAGACAGAGAAAATGAGGTTTGAAGCACGTGCTTCAATGCCTGTTCCCCAGATCTGAAATCAAGGCTGGGTTTAACCTTATGCCTGAGACTCTGAGCACGAAGCGAAGCTACCGACAGGCCCATGCTGGAGCCGCATCCTTCCTCGGAGGCAGCAGCCCCACTCCCAGCATCCCCACGCCCAGCCCATCGGGCACCCGTCCCAGCACATCACCGCCTGCAGCGGCAGAGCTGGCGGGGCTGAAGCACTGGCATCAGAAATGCAGCCCAAGAGCCTTGAGCACCTAAAACTGAACCCAAGCCTGCTTATCAGAGCATCCTTTTAGCTTTTATTCTCCTTCCACACAAGCCACACATTAATagtgaaatattttgacattACAAGCCCATCCTGTCAGTCTTATCTGCCTGCACTGGCATCCTTTACACAGCACTCTGGAAAGGTGACGCTACGAGGTGACCTTTGGCACCGTGTATATCTGAAACACAGCCCAGCTACAGCCTAAATCATTTCACAAGCCCGGTTGTACCGATCGTGGCACTCCGCAGGGCTTCGCCTCTGTGAGCTTTCCCTGACAGCAGAGGGTGGAAGCATTGCTGTCCTCCTCACAGATTGTTCTCAGATCATCTTTTagattaaaagcaaacacaatgTTTACTTTAATAGGATTTGTGTTTAGAAACAATGATTGGGTGGCTTAGCAAAATATGCCTCTACCAGAAGCATTCACTTCAGAGACCACTTGCTGAAGGAGGCGGGTTCACCTTCTCTGGGGCAGCAGCAGACCCATCCCAGTCAGTGCTCTCCAGAGCTCACTGGGAGCATCCTGGAGAGCAGGATAACCACATACACATCCATAGTTTAATGCACTGAAGTGCACTTTAGCATGCCTGAGAAAAGGCATGGAAAATAGGCTAAATGATTTAGTTCTATGTTTGTTCCCATTAAACACTCCCCTCTGACCACTATAGCTCTTTTAATTGTGAAACGAATTTGCTCTGCCAGCAATCCCAGTGCAGCTGGGGAAAGCCTTCTGCTTCATTTGCTCTTGCTGATTCTCATCAGCTTCTGGGTCAGCAGTTCATTTTCTAAAGGTCACTGGCATGGATGCCTAACACACTATTTCATTCATTACAATGaaggaatgtttttctttcaaggcAACATAGCTGCTGGAATTAATTTTTCCTGATATGTCACATAAAATTTTAATGACAAACAACTATAAATGCAGGTGCCAAGGGAAAGATTCACTACAACAGTAGtgtgttttcttaaaacaaacaataCAAAATTCTGTCATAAATACAGTTTCGCACATCCTCCCAAAACATCAGGTAGCATTGCAAGAACTAATGCTATTCCTTGTAGAAATTCTGCACAGGTTGGGGCTCTTCAGCCTTTTCATTGGATAGCCTGAATGGTACAACAATAAAATTGTACCTTATGCCACACTAACAGTACAACTGCTTCTTATGCTTGTAAATGTATGAAATAAGTAATATAAAGTCCATAAACACAAGGTCTAGCTTCTAAAACATGCTTTGTCTTTACTAGGGTGGTATAAGGAATTTAAGCACCAGTGGCCAAACTGGACAATAAGTAGCCATCAGCAGACATAACCTTTTATGCAGGCAAATTCTTCCTTTAGGTAAATAGGTAAGTTTAGCAAACAGGCAGCTTTGCAGCATGCGGCACTCACATGAGCCAGGACAGGGAGCAGCAGCATCACTGGCCTGGGCCCAGCAGCCACGAGCTCCCAGTGCTCAGGAGCCAGGCTGGCGGGGATGCCCCTGGGGCCGGGGGCTGGCCGGGATGCCCCCAGGATGGGAGGGTCTGTCAGTGATGGCCCCGGCTCCTCCGTTACCCAAGGAAGGTGCGAGCGCCCACGCAGCACCGCATCAGTGGGCACAGGGTGAGGGTCCCCAGGGGGCACCGCCTGCCCGCACCTGCTCCACTGCCAGCCAGCCGCAACACAAAAGGTGATATTTATTTAACACAGCTTCAAGAATAGTTTGCAAACATTTGCTTTGTTAATTCCCCTTTCATTTAGTCAGGGAGATAAATTGACTTGACACCACAGTACCTGTTTTCTGTGCTCACTGTGTGGCCAAGCTGTGGAACTGTTCGCTGGTAAACATTTTACAAGGTGGAGTAATTTATGTGAGGCTTTTTTACTCTCTGCACATTACAGCTGCAGCAAGGCAGCACCGAGATGTTATTACCCCCACTTTAATCATGCCCTGCAGATCAGGAGCAGTTAAGTGTGTTTGATGATTCCTTCTAAAATACCTGTTGTTGCCAAACAAACatgaatgattaaaaattattctctcaTACTGAGTCTGATTGACTATCCCCTTGTGCCCTAGCTAAGCAGGGTCACAGTTTGAAATAGTAGCTAAAAAgctgcataaaaatatttaaagtttttaaattttatcttttttaatatttaaaaggcACCAGCCTTTGTAGCAGCACGCACATTTTATTTGTGCTGCCTTATTTTAGCTTGGTACCCACTTTTTTCGTAAgatttctccatttcctctcaCTGATTTATCTTCCCTTTTTGGCTTTGTGCTTCCAGATACAAAATATTCCACAAGGGTTTTACTTGGGGAAATACAGGGGAGAAAATTTTGATCATATAAAATTTGcttattctttcaaaattttaGCCAGAGTTTGTTCCAAGTAACTCTTTGATGCAACTTATGAATTTCTTCCTCTTTAGTAtcatattccatttaaaaaataatttaggagATTAATCTATCTACAGAAATATATCCCTTTCctatttttaaggatttttcaaaataccaattttttctattttctaaaaatagaaaagtgCTAAACAATAAGAGGCAAGAACCCTCCAATTCTTTTAGGTGTTTACACATCTCTTTGGCAATAACTGTTGGCAGATTTTCACAGGGACTCCCCACACCACAAACAACTCCACACGGTATCTTCCCCAGGTATCACCCGTTCCTGGAGCCTTGAGTGTCTCgcagcacacacagagcacaACACATTGAACCCGCCAGCAAGTCAGCCCCTCAGCTTTGCTGAGGGTTCCCTGCTTCTTTGTAATAAAACATGGACCTTTTAACTTGTGCATTTATTGCTTaaggttttcagaagaaaactacATTTTTAGCCAAAATTCTTCAGGTATAAACTTGACAAAGCAGCACTGTACAATTTGTACAAATCAAAGCGGTTGAATCGCTGCTCTGGAACAGAACAGTGATCAGCATCCTGGGCGGGGACAGATTTTCTGGGCAGGTGGAATGGTCAGACCTGAATGTTTGTGCACTTGGGACACATCAGACTATAAACCGCGGGTACTGCTGCAAAATAATCCAGTACACAGGGGAGGCTGGGCAAGCCCCCGCCACACACCCGGCCACCTCCCCGCTCACCCATACAGCCAGGGCTTCGAAATTCCCAAGGACTTTGCCCATCATGCATTGCCCAAGACGTGGTCACGAGGGGAGGGACCCCCGCGGGGGGctgcccagcctcctccctgcccacaccCCCCGCAGGCCAGGGAGCCAGCAGGAGCATCCcttgggaaggggaagagaggctTTCCCTGGGGCTGGTCCTTCTCTCTTGGCCAGTCTACACTTCTGAGCATCACAAAACGCTTCTGCTTCCAAGCACCTATGAAAACCTGTTTCTAGTTAATAACTTCATTTTCACCTTTGGTTGCATTTGGAAGAGCATGATTTAGAACAATTATCACAAACCAGCAAGAAATCTCTGGCCTGATTTCTGAGACAGCTTTGCCTAGTGTGTATAATAAtgctttgttcatttgtttttagtttttccaGATTTGCTCAAAATTATCCCTGCAAGTATCCATGTTAGTGTCATTCTCTTCTGTACAGTACTGATCATCTTTGCTCTGGTGGGAGCAGGTTTCTTCATGTTCAATGCTTTTGGCAGCCCTTACGAAACTCTACACGGCCCCATCGGGTTGTACCTCTGGAGCTTCATCGCGTGTAAGTACCACCCCGCCCTCGGCCACCCCGCCCAACACCCGGCCACGTCCGCTACTCACAACAACCGATTTATTGGCATAGGAGAATATTAAAGACTGTGTCTGCATTTACTAAACTGGCAAAATAAAGCTAGGCAGAAAGGCGAGTGACTccatttcaaaacatgttttttccaGATTGATGTTAAGAAGTAAGAGCTGAAATCCTCCATGCAGGCAGGTGGTGGGATGGGTGAAGGTGTGgggggctgccccagcacctccagCCCCTCTGCACAACCTGCAGAGAACGGGGATGGTGCCCACAAGCCCCAGGCACCCAGAGCTGGACGCACAGCACGCAGTCAGAggcagagtggggaaaaaacacaaccaaaaaaagtCAGTGATGCAACTGCTCACATTCAGCATGATGGGAGGCTTCCAGCCATGTAAGCGAGCTCACCACTCGTAGCAGCTGTTCTCAAGGAGCAGAAGGGGAGACTGACAGTGACTCGCTGTAAAACTGGTCTCTGAAAAAACACACCCAAGAGGGATAACGGATCATCCCTGTGCCTCTGCCACTTCAAGAGGGTAAAGCCCATTCTCTGTGGTGCTGGCTTGGCTGACAAGGAGATTTACCATTGCTTTACGAGGTATTATGTATTACAGTCATAATTTAATAAAGGACCTAAGTACATATTTATCTTTAAACACGCAGACAGTTCAGTTATGTTCAATGGGACAATGAGCAGCTTTAGGCTAAAAAAAGAGCACAGATCCTTTGCTGGATCAGGGCACTAAAGCAGCCATGCTAAATATTACTGGTCCTAAGCCAAATTCAATTAGAAAAAGCTGACTAATCTCGATTGCCATTGGCTTGGGTTCTAGAAATATTCCCTGTTAAAACTAAGTTACAGTGGCCACAATAACACCATCAACATGGCATTTGGCTGTGGCCTCGCTGCAGGGAGGGCCAAGCTGATGAGCATCTCCCCCTCTGTTTCAGGTTCCTGTGGTTGCCTCATCATGATTCTCTTCTCTTCAGAGGTGAAAATCCACCACCTTTCAGAGAAAATTGCTAATTTCAAAGAGGGAAGTTTTACATTCAAGACTCACAGTGAACAGTTTGCAAATTCATTCTGGATCATCCTGGTCTGCTCCCTGGTGCACTTCCTGAATGCCTTGTTAATACGATTTGCTGGATTTGAATTTCCCTTTTCAAAATCAAAAGATTCCGGGACAATCACTGGAGCAGTTGACCTGATGTATTAGAATTACATAATTTAAGAACATTTCAAGCAAAGAGGTTCATCACTACTACATTCAACAACCACCAGGTGTACTAACTTGTAAGTGATTAGTTCTAAGGACATTAAAGAAAGTGAAGGCTTCAAATAAACAC
Encoded here:
- the CLRN1 gene encoding clarin-1 isoform X1; protein product: MPAQQKKIIFCIAGVLSFACALGTAAAIGTQLWVKGTILCKTGALLVNATSHELEKFIGEIQYGLFYGERVRQCGLGGRPFQFSFFPDLLKIIPASIHVSVILFCTVLIIFALVGAGFFMFNAFGSPYETLHGPIGLYLWSFIACKAKLMSISPSVSGSCGCLIMILFSSEVKIHHLSEKIANFKEGSFTFKTHSEQFANSFWIILVCSLVHFLNALLIRFAGFEFPFSKSKDSGTITGAVDLMY
- the CLRN1 gene encoding clarin-1 isoform X2; the protein is MPAQQKKIIFCIAGVLSFACALGTAAAIGTQLWVKGTILCKTGALLVNATSHELEKFIGEIQYGLFYGERVRQCGLGGRPFQFSLLIIFALVGAGFFMFNAFGSPYETLHGPIGLYLWSFIACSCGCLIMILFSSEVKIHHLSEKIANFKEGSFTFKTHSEQFANSFWIILVCSLVHFLNALLIRFAGFEFPFSKSKDSGTITGAVDLMY